A stretch of the Bacteroidales bacterium genome encodes the following:
- a CDS encoding DUF3857 domain-containing protein, with protein MKKIFPILSLLIIVSYSFAQKAPMKWEKISDKEKDITHCPYDSLANAVVLCDYATISYAYGQKITFKRHIRIKILNKQAFEHANIKIHYYSKDNNNHISKIKAQTINYNNNIPEITVIDKKNFFNTKIDNEFSEISFAFPQIKEESIIEYSYTLMTENFTFLKDWNFQREIPVLYSEIRASIREDIEYRVFYQGNRLGKKYSSKPTNRWFLKDLPAIKEEPFCVYPGDYIEKLSFQLAGYKKLTGTAVNQDVEYVHFMTTPQKVAKVFKKQVSVESFLSHGLKAKKIIEELGINGTMTDKEKYKKIHRYLVTNFEWNGKYGLHPDEDFSSFTDKKSGDGASVNYLFHMLLDKADINSNLFYISTVDNGIINDNFLNAGQFNHVINLSYIDEMQVFTDASCAFCPPGELPPNDLNIKGLDGRGSWIPIPVKKNNIQNSLSTISIKNNKVIYSNENSFSGITAQNERETIYMSDEKEYFENIVNPNSSVLETDSFKVLNLHNTSKNLITKSYYSNDEFNENAQFIYIEAVPFEELRKKVFISDKRELPIDFIYPKEKNYYINITIPEGYEIAGKPKQTNITLQDKGATFLYKLNTSGKIIQIQIKFRLNRTFYKVDEYANLKKFFELINEKCNEKIVLKKTE; from the coding sequence ATGAAAAAAATATTTCCAATATTAAGTTTATTAATAATCGTTTCATATTCCTTTGCACAAAAAGCTCCGATGAAGTGGGAAAAAATTTCCGATAAGGAAAAAGATATAACACATTGCCCTTATGATTCGTTGGCAAATGCAGTTGTTTTATGCGATTACGCCACTATTAGCTATGCTTACGGGCAAAAAATAACTTTTAAACGTCATATCAGAATAAAAATTCTGAATAAGCAGGCTTTTGAACATGCAAACATCAAAATACACTATTATTCTAAAGATAATAATAACCATATCTCAAAAATTAAAGCACAAACAATTAATTATAATAACAACATTCCTGAAATAACTGTTATTGATAAAAAAAACTTCTTCAATACAAAAATTGATAATGAATTTAGTGAAATAAGTTTTGCATTTCCACAAATTAAAGAAGAGTCAATAATAGAATATTCGTACACACTGATGACAGAAAATTTTACATTTTTAAAAGATTGGAATTTCCAAAGAGAAATACCTGTTTTGTATAGTGAAATTAGAGCATCAATTAGAGAAGATATTGAATACAGAGTTTTTTATCAAGGAAACAGATTAGGAAAAAAATACAGCAGCAAACCAACAAATCGTTGGTTTTTAAAAGATCTTCCGGCTATAAAAGAAGAACCTTTTTGTGTATATCCCGGTGATTATATTGAAAAGTTAAGTTTTCAACTTGCAGGTTATAAAAAATTAACGGGAACAGCAGTAAACCAAGATGTTGAATATGTTCACTTTATGACTACTCCACAAAAAGTTGCGAAAGTATTTAAAAAACAAGTTTCAGTTGAAAGTTTCTTATCTCACGGATTAAAAGCAAAAAAGATTATTGAGGAACTCGGCATTAATGGAACAATGACAGATAAAGAAAAATATAAAAAAATACACCGTTATTTAGTAACAAATTTTGAATGGAACGGTAAATACGGATTACATCCTGATGAAGATTTTTCAAGTTTTACAGATAAAAAATCCGGTGACGGAGCATCTGTAAATTACTTATTTCACATGCTGTTAGACAAAGCCGATATAAATTCAAATCTTTTCTACATAAGTACTGTTGACAACGGAATAATAAATGACAACTTCTTAAATGCAGGTCAATTTAATCACGTTATTAACCTATCTTATATTGACGAAATGCAAGTTTTTACAGATGCAAGTTGTGCTTTTTGTCCTCCCGGAGAGTTGCCGCCTAATGATTTAAATATTAAAGGATTAGACGGCAGAGGTTCGTGGATTCCGATACCCGTAAAAAAGAATAATATCCAAAATTCTTTATCAACGATTTCAATTAAAAACAACAAAGTTATTTACAGTAATGAAAATTCATTTTCAGGTATTACTGCTCAAAATGAGAGAGAGACAATTTATATGTCTGATGAAAAAGAATATTTTGAAAACATTGTTAATCCAAATTCATCAGTTCTCGAAACAGACAGTTTCAAAGTATTGAACTTGCATAATACAAGTAAGAATTTAATAACAAAATCTTATTACAGTAATGATGAATTTAATGAAAATGCTCAATTTATATATATTGAAGCTGTTCCGTTTGAAGAATTAAGAAAAAAAGTTTTTATTTCAGACAAAAGAGAACTTCCGATTGATTTTATTTATCCGAAAGAAAAAAATTATTACATCAACATAACAATACCCGAAGGATATGAAATTGCAGGAAAACCGAAGCAAACAAATATAACACTGCAAGATAAAGGTGCTACATTTTTATATAAATTAAACACTTCCGGAAAAATTATTCAAATACAAATAAAATTTCGCTTAAACAGAACTTTCTATAAAGTTGATGAATATGCCAATCTGAAGAAATTCTTTGAATTGATTAATGAAAAATGTAATGAAAAGATTGTTTTGAAGAAAACAGAGTAA
- a CDS encoding efflux RND transporter permease subunit, whose product MKLREFKITTASLKNKNTIYLLIVLMVISGLMTYRTLPKEMFPEVALPMIMVQTPYPGNAPVDMENLVTRPIEKEVFTVDGIKNMSSNSSQDNSSILIEFNSDVNIKTALQDVKDAVDRSKNGLPDDLPVDPMVLDIDPSEFPVININISGEYSTDELKDYAEYLEERIEDIKQVSKVNISGLEDKLIRINLDKRKMDSYHVTFNDVENAIKYENMSVSGGDIIIGNTRRSVRTDGEFKSVDQLDNIIVKSENFDIVYLKDVLKDGHVIDGYKDVQSISRLNGEPVVSIQVIKKAGENLIETSEQISEIIKAAKKAYLPEELTITITNDQSDMVRKMIRNLENSIIMGILFVMFVLFFFLGTRNAMFVGIAIPMSMFISFVILGAIGSTVNMIVLFSLILALGMLVDNAIVAVENIHRFRARGYTAFEAAKLAVGEIAWAIIASTATTLAAFIPLLFWPGMMGAFMGFLPTTLIIVLASSLFVALVIIPAITIIFKSKGGEKPPLQRTLKISGILTGFSLLFYQFSVPVLGSLMIIIVIITFLNYFVFFKVSVWFQNVILVKLESLYLRFLKYALSGNKPYMFLGITILLLFGTIIFMGVRNPKVNLFPVNEPKYFLVKSELPVGTDITATDSISKIVEKDIIKILTDNDFYKDSLVESVITTVGVGAVGENEILFESSFNRTITTINFVDYEFRKGKNTSIIMRTISDSLIGKYPGVITSVEKNAMGPPTGKPVNIEISGEDFNKLVFYGDTVLQIINNANIPGIEGLKIDLELAKPELLITVDREKVRRFGMSTGQIAMTIRTALFGKEISDLKVGEEEYPIQIQLAPEYRNDISTLLNQIITFRDASTGKFIHVPIASVADFKYTSSYSAVKRIDNKRVITVYSNILEGANATDINNKIRKILDTFEFEDGYAYDLTGEQQDQEETQDFLMKAMLIALALIIIIMVTQFNSVIKPFIIIATVIFSIIGVLGGIATFKMDFIIIMSGVGIISLAGIVVNNGIVLIDYIDYLKNIRKQELGLKPDDNLPFSETVKYIIQGGQTRLRPVLLTAITTILGLLPMATGFNIDFAGLLSEFKPGIYFGGDNALFWGPMAWTVIFGLTFATFLTLIMVPVMYLIGNRIKLRVSDKEKMRI is encoded by the coding sequence ATGAAACTACGAGAATTTAAAATAACAACAGCGTCCCTTAAAAATAAAAATACAATATATCTTCTTATTGTCCTGATGGTAATTTCAGGTTTAATGACATACAGAACTTTACCTAAAGAAATGTTTCCTGAAGTAGCACTGCCCATGATAATGGTTCAAACACCCTACCCCGGAAATGCGCCTGTTGATATGGAAAATTTGGTTACAAGGCCGATTGAGAAAGAAGTTTTTACAGTTGACGGAATTAAAAACATGAGTTCAAATTCCTCGCAAGATAATTCAAGTATTTTAATTGAATTTAATTCCGATGTAAATATTAAAACTGCCTTACAAGATGTTAAAGATGCCGTTGACAGATCTAAAAACGGACTGCCTGATGACTTACCTGTTGACCCAATGGTATTAGATATCGATCCTTCGGAATTTCCGGTAATAAACATAAATATTTCCGGTGAATATTCAACTGATGAATTAAAAGATTATGCAGAATATTTGGAAGAAAGAATTGAAGATATAAAACAAGTTTCAAAAGTTAATATCAGCGGGCTTGAAGATAAATTAATACGCATTAATCTTGATAAAAGGAAGATGGATTCTTACCATGTTACATTCAATGATGTTGAAAATGCAATAAAATATGAGAACATGAGTGTTTCCGGAGGAGATATCATTATCGGCAACACTAGGCGATCCGTAAGAACTGACGGTGAGTTTAAGTCGGTTGATCAATTGGACAATATTATTGTGAAGAGTGAAAACTTTGATATAGTTTATCTTAAAGATGTATTAAAGGACGGACATGTTATTGACGGTTATAAAGATGTTCAAAGTATTTCAAGATTAAACGGAGAACCTGTTGTATCAATTCAAGTAATTAAAAAAGCCGGTGAAAATTTAATTGAAACTTCAGAACAAATTTCAGAAATCATTAAAGCGGCAAAAAAAGCATACTTACCTGAAGAGTTGACAATTACAATTACGAATGATCAATCTGATATGGTTAGAAAAATGATACGGAATTTGGAGAACAGTATCATTATGGGAATTTTGTTTGTGATGTTTGTTTTGTTTTTCTTTCTCGGAACAAGAAATGCCATGTTTGTGGGAATTGCTATTCCAATGTCAATGTTTATCTCATTTGTTATTCTCGGTGCAATTGGTTCTACCGTTAATATGATTGTTCTTTTCAGTTTAATTCTCGCATTGGGTATGCTTGTTGATAATGCTATTGTAGCAGTAGAAAACATACACAGATTCAGAGCAAGAGGATATACAGCTTTTGAAGCTGCAAAACTCGCTGTCGGTGAAATTGCATGGGCAATTATTGCATCAACGGCAACAACTCTTGCAGCATTTATACCGCTGCTTTTTTGGCCGGGTATGATGGGTGCATTTATGGGGTTTCTTCCTACCACTTTAATTATTGTATTAGCCTCATCATTATTTGTTGCTTTAGTCATAATACCTGCAATAACTATAATTTTTAAATCAAAAGGAGGAGAAAAACCACCCTTACAAAGAACATTAAAAATTTCGGGAATTCTTACCGGTTTTTCTTTACTGTTCTATCAGTTTTCTGTACCTGTATTGGGTTCTTTAATGATAATAATTGTAATTATTACTTTTCTTAATTATTTTGTTTTCTTTAAAGTTTCTGTTTGGTTTCAGAATGTAATTCTTGTAAAATTAGAATCATTATATCTTCGATTTTTAAAATATGCATTATCCGGAAACAAGCCGTATATGTTTCTTGGAATAACAATACTTTTATTGTTCGGAACTATCATATTTATGGGAGTTAGAAATCCTAAAGTTAATCTTTTCCCTGTTAATGAACCGAAATACTTTCTCGTTAAATCCGAATTACCTGTCGGAACAGATATAACTGCGACCGACAGCATATCAAAAATTGTTGAAAAGGACATAATTAAGATATTGACTGATAACGATTTTTATAAAGATTCATTGGTTGAATCAGTAATAACAACCGTAGGTGTCGGTGCAGTTGGTGAGAATGAAATACTTTTTGAGAGTTCATTTAACAGAACAATTACAACCATCAACTTTGTTGACTATGAATTTCGAAAAGGAAAAAATACCTCAATAATAATGCGTACGATAAGCGATTCTTTAATCGGCAAATATCCGGGAGTGATTACTTCTGTTGAAAAAAATGCAATGGGCCCTCCTACCGGGAAACCTGTAAACATCGAAATATCCGGTGAAGACTTTAACAAATTAGTCTTTTACGGTGATACTGTTTTACAAATTATCAATAATGCAAATATTCCCGGAATTGAAGGTTTAAAAATAGACCTTGAACTTGCAAAACCGGAACTATTGATTACTGTTGACAGAGAAAAAGTAAGGCGATTCGGAATGTCAACCGGACAAATTGCAATGACAATAAGAACAGCACTGTTCGGAAAAGAAATTTCAGACTTAAAAGTAGGTGAAGAAGAATATCCTATACAAATACAGTTAGCTCCCGAATATCGTAATGACATTTCAACATTATTAAACCAAATTATTACTTTCAGAGACGCTTCAACAGGTAAATTTATTCATGTTCCTATTGCATCTGTTGCCGATTTTAAATACACAAGTTCATACAGTGCCGTTAAACGAATTGACAATAAACGAGTAATTACTGTATACTCAAATATATTGGAAGGAGCAAACGCAACCGATATCAACAATAAGATAAGAAAAATATTGGATACATTTGAGTTTGAAGACGGATATGCTTACGACTTAACAGGAGAACAGCAAGATCAAGAAGAAACACAAGACTTCTTAATGAAAGCTATGCTTATTGCATTAGCATTGATCATCATTATCATGGTAACGCAATTCAATTCTGTAATTAAACCGTTTATTATTATAGCTACTGTTATTTTCAGCATAATAGGTGTTTTAGGCGGTATTGCAACTTTTAAAATGGATTTTATCATTATAATGAGCGGTGTAGGTATAATTTCTCTCGCAGGAATTGTTGTAAATAACGGTATTGTGCTTATTGATTATATAGATTATTTAAAGAATATCCGCAAACAAGAACTTGGTTTGAAACCTGATGATAATTTACCGTTCAGTGAAACTGTTAAATATATCATTCAAGGAGGGCAAACACGATTAAGGCCGGTATTGTTAACAGCAATAACAACAATCCTTGGTCTGTTACCTATGGCAACCGGATTTAATATTGATTTTGCCGGATTGCTCAGTGAATTTAAACCCGGCATCTACTTTGGCGGTGATAACGCTCTGTTTTGGGGGCCTATGGCATGGACAGTTATCTTCGGTTTAACATTCGCTACCTTTTTAACTTTGATTATGGTTCCGGTTATGTATTTGATTGGTAACAGGATTAAATTAAGGGTGAGTGATAAAGAGAAAATGAGAATTTGA
- a CDS encoding efflux RND transporter periplasmic adaptor subunit produces MKKINFILITAVLLAACKPERTQEQVKNEIFEHKEQIKLLEEELKGFSNGKDENTIKVKVQKIKKEKTKHTFSVTGTAKAENFAYISPEINGQIKRIYVKKGQFVKKGQLLITLNSNIINSQIKELKTRLELAEIMYEKQKTLWDQKIGKEIDYLQAKNQKESLEANLETLNAQLGMSRIKAPFSGIVDDIYVKKGEIAMPGRQVIDLVNLSIMEIEAEISEKYLPQIKKGDTVSVNFPTYPDLKKIAVINRTGNIIKTANRTFKITIKINNKDKKIKPNMLAEVVLSDYKGESISLPSIIIKNDNKGKFVFVVNAETGIKKAEKRYITTGLHSKDNTIIESGLNIGEEVITAGFNLVSTGTVIEIVK; encoded by the coding sequence ATGAAAAAAATAAATTTCATATTAATAACAGCGGTTCTTTTGGCAGCATGTAAACCGGAAAGAACACAAGAACAAGTTAAGAATGAAATATTCGAACATAAAGAACAAATAAAACTTCTTGAAGAAGAACTAAAAGGTTTCTCAAACGGTAAGGATGAAAATACAATAAAAGTTAAAGTTCAAAAAATTAAAAAAGAAAAAACAAAGCATACTTTCAGTGTAACAGGAACCGCAAAAGCAGAGAATTTCGCATATATCTCTCCTGAAATAAACGGGCAAATAAAACGAATATATGTAAAAAAGGGGCAATTTGTAAAAAAAGGGCAACTACTTATTACTCTGAATTCTAATATTATTAATTCTCAAATTAAAGAACTGAAAACACGATTAGAGCTTGCTGAAATAATGTATGAAAAACAAAAAACGCTATGGGATCAAAAAATTGGAAAAGAGATTGATTATCTGCAAGCAAAAAACCAAAAAGAAAGCCTTGAAGCAAATCTCGAAACATTAAATGCCCAATTAGGAATGAGTCGCATAAAAGCACCGTTTTCAGGTATTGTTGATGATATTTATGTGAAAAAAGGTGAAATAGCAATGCCCGGAAGACAAGTGATTGATTTGGTAAATTTAAGTATAATGGAAATTGAAGCAGAAATTTCAGAAAAATATTTACCTCAAATAAAAAAAGGTGATACTGTCAGTGTTAATTTTCCAACTTATCCGGATTTAAAAAAGATTGCTGTCATTAACAGAACCGGAAACATTATTAAAACTGCAAACAGAACATTCAAAATTACGATTAAGATCAATAACAAGGATAAAAAGATCAAACCAAACATGCTTGCAGAAGTTGTTTTATCTGATTATAAAGGTGAAAGTATATCGCTGCCTTCTATCATAATTAAAAATGATAATAAGGGAAAATTTGTTTTTGTTGTTAATGCTGAAACCGGAATCAAAAAAGCAGAAAAGAGATATATAACAACAGGGCTGCATTCAAAAGATAATACCATTATTGAATCAGGTTTAAACATTGGTGAAGAAGTAATTACAGCCGGTTTTAACCTTGTAAGTACGGGAACGGTGATTGAGATTGTTAAATAA
- a CDS encoding ABC transporter permease, translated as MRTILTIIQKEFIQIFRNKTMLPIIFVVPIVQLLVLVYAANLEMKSIDIYVVDYDISPVSSQLTGKFKGSPFFDVSSSLSLKDAEDKMKEGKADVILNIPVNFEKNLIKENHSEIQLLFNAINGTTASISNAYCQMIILDFNQDIIINSGNIYPELTELEIINIENSYWYNPELDYKIYMSSGILVILVTIVSMFLSGMNLVREKEIGTIEQINVSPIKKYHFIIGKLIPFLIIALFELAFGLIIAKLMFNLPVLGSLWLLFGTAAVFLITTLGLGLFMSTLAETQQQVMFMSYFFMLVFLLMSGIFTPTESMPDWAQKINYINPIAWFMKIIRMILMKGSGFSDIKTEFFALVGYGITIISLAIWRYRKTA; from the coding sequence ATGAGAACCATACTTACAATTATACAAAAAGAATTTATCCAAATATTTCGTAATAAAACAATGCTGCCAATTATTTTCGTAGTTCCCATTGTTCAATTATTGGTATTAGTATATGCTGCAAATTTAGAAATGAAAAGTATTGATATATATGTCGTTGATTATGATATCAGTCCTGTTTCTTCACAATTAACCGGCAAATTTAAAGGTTCTCCGTTTTTTGATGTAAGTTCAAGCCTCTCCTTAAAAGATGCAGAAGATAAAATGAAAGAAGGAAAAGCAGATGTAATATTAAATATTCCCGTAAATTTTGAAAAAAATTTAATTAAAGAAAATCACTCTGAAATTCAATTATTATTTAATGCAATAAACGGTACAACAGCCTCAATATCAAACGCATATTGCCAAATGATTATTTTAGATTTCAATCAAGACATTATAATAAATTCAGGAAATATTTACCCTGAACTTACCGAACTTGAAATTATAAATATTGAAAATTCTTATTGGTATAATCCTGAATTAGATTATAAAATCTATATGTCATCAGGAATTTTAGTGATACTTGTAACCATTGTCAGTATGTTTTTATCAGGAATGAATTTGGTAAGAGAAAAAGAAATCGGAACTATTGAGCAAATAAATGTAAGCCCGATAAAAAAGTATCATTTTATAATCGGAAAATTAATTCCTTTTTTGATTATTGCACTGTTTGAACTTGCTTTCGGATTAATAATTGCCAAATTAATGTTTAATCTTCCTGTGTTAGGAAGTTTGTGGCTGTTATTCGGAACAGCTGCGGTATTTTTGATTACAACATTAGGATTGGGTTTATTTATGTCAACACTGGCAGAAACCCAACAACAAGTCATGTTTATGTCTTACTTTTTTATGTTGGTGTTTTTATTAATGAGCGGTATTTTTACCCCGACAGAAAGTATGCCTGATTGGGCTCAAAAAATCAACTACATAAATCCGATTGCTTGGTTTATGAAGATTATCAGAATGATATTGATGAAAGGTTCCGGTTTTTCTGACATAAAAACAGAATTTTTTGCTTTGGTTGGGTATGGTATAACTATAATCAGTCTTGCAATTTGGAGGTATAGAAAGACAGCTTAA
- a CDS encoding TetR/AcrR family transcriptional regulator — MDNVFQNIIQTAADLYKKYGIKSVTMDDVARECMISKKTLYKYVTDKIDLLKQALRLEFSIQIKKFSTIYDKNLNAVEEVFEIHKNLINMLKTHNPAIEYDMHKYYPVIDKELKEKKSMHVYQMMIQNLKKGIAEGLYYDDINIELIAKQRVIFQVQKIENSIVSFKEFTKPHAMKQMFIYHLRAICSPKGLKILNQKIKELD; from the coding sequence ATGGATAATGTATTTCAAAATATTATACAAACTGCTGCCGATTTATATAAAAAGTACGGGATAAAAAGTGTAACAATGGATGATGTTGCACGAGAATGTATGATCTCAAAAAAAACATTGTATAAATATGTTACTGATAAAATTGATTTATTAAAACAAGCTTTACGTCTTGAGTTCAGTATTCAAATTAAAAAATTCAGTACTATTTATGATAAAAACTTAAATGCTGTTGAAGAAGTATTTGAGATTCACAAAAATCTCATCAATATGCTGAAAACACATAATCCGGCAATTGAATATGACATGCATAAATATTACCCTGTTATAGACAAAGAATTAAAGGAAAAAAAATCAATGCATGTCTATCAAATGATGATTCAAAACCTGAAAAAAGGAATTGCAGAAGGTTTGTATTATGATGACATCAATATTGAACTAATTGCAAAACAAAGAGTTATATTTCAAGTTCAGAAAATTGAGAACTCTATTGTTTCCTTTAAGGAATTTACGAAACCTCATGCTATGAAACAAATGTTTATTTACCATCTTAGAGCAATATGCAGCCCGAAAGGTTTAAAAATATTAAACCAAAAAATAAAAGAATTAGACTAA
- a CDS encoding sigma-70 family RNA polymerase sigma factor, with translation MRTKNEDIEPKIIKGCVKGDMKYQEMLYRQFYAYGMSITLRYTKSREEAIEVLNDSFLKVFENIKKFDTGKSFKSWFRQITVNTSIDYYRKTKRMIQTDDIESYGKDLYNPEQIEDLEVEDLLKLLNYIPEHYSIVFNLYEIEGFDHNEIAEKLKISDSTSRANLSRAKKMLRELYIENFHYKEKQYDKVLII, from the coding sequence TTGCGAACAAAAAATGAAGATATTGAGCCTAAAATCATAAAGGGCTGTGTGAAAGGTGATATGAAGTATCAAGAGATGCTTTACAGACAGTTCTATGCCTATGGTATGAGTATAACTTTACGATATACAAAGAGTAGGGAAGAGGCAATAGAAGTTTTAAATGACAGTTTTTTGAAAGTATTTGAAAACATAAAAAAGTTTGATACAGGAAAATCATTTAAAAGTTGGTTCAGGCAAATTACAGTCAATACATCCATTGATTATTACAGAAAAACAAAAAGAATGATTCAAACAGATGATATTGAAAGTTATGGAAAAGATCTCTATAATCCTGAACAAATTGAAGATTTGGAAGTTGAAGATCTGTTAAAGCTGTTAAACTATATACCCGAACATTACAGTATAGTTTTTAATTTATATGAAATTGAAGGATTTGACCATAATGAGATAGCAGAAAAGCTGAAAATATCGGATAGTACGTCAAGAGCAAATTTATCAAGAGCAAAAAAAATGCTTCGTGAATTATATATAGAGAATTTTCATTATAAAGAAAAACAGTATGATAAAGTTTTGATAATATGA
- a CDS encoding OmpA family protein, whose product MKTIQNSLIIIILSLSLNSYSQDTTYHSLLNVTVTDMEKNPSPGDKIFFVSKKTNKVYSKISDKDGKFQISLPNGSEYQVKIKSFDQAMNYTAIQIEEADYDMEFDINIMYELPPTYTLKDVRFDTNSAKLKTSSYQSLNELAEFMLHKTSLKIELAGHTDSEGEADMNLDLSQRRAETVRNYLIKKGVPGNRLTAVGYGETQPVATNSTDKGKSLNRRTEVRILEQ is encoded by the coding sequence ATGAAAACAATACAAAACTCTTTAATTATTATTATCCTTTCTTTATCATTAAACTCTTATTCCCAAGACACAACCTATCATTCACTTTTAAATGTTACAGTAACAGACATGGAGAAAAATCCGAGTCCGGGCGATAAGATATTTTTCGTGAGCAAGAAAACAAACAAAGTTTATTCAAAAATTTCCGATAAAGACGGTAAATTTCAAATTTCTTTACCAAACGGCTCTGAATATCAAGTCAAAATCAAATCATTTGACCAAGCCATGAATTACACTGCGATTCAAATTGAAGAAGCTGATTATGATATGGAATTTGATATCAATATCATGTATGAACTTCCCCCAACATACACACTCAAAGATGTACGCTTTGATACTAACAGTGCAAAATTAAAAACAAGTTCCTACCAATCATTAAATGAACTCGCTGAATTTATGCTTCACAAAACAAGTCTTAAAATTGAGTTAGCCGGACATACCGACAGCGAGGGTGAAGCAGATATGAATCTTGATCTTTCTCAAAGACGTGCAGAAACCGTAAGAAACTATTTGATTAAAAAAGGTGTTCCCGGAAACAGATTGACAGCAGTCGGATATGGAGAGACACAGCCTGTTGCAACTAATTCAACCGATAAAGGCAAAAGCCTTAACCGCAGAACGGAAGTCAGAATTTTGGAGCAATAA
- a CDS encoding TolC family protein, producing the protein MQQFINKKYTYIVGFNRFLFGSSRKKLYIIFFLNFLFGTNFGQETVVDSISGFSLEELKNYGVEHNYDVLNAELEIKKSKALKWETTAMGLPQVSGSVQYQNFPDIPTQLMPDFLTPAVYGVNTELFGLSPIAPMPEDNKFPVQFGSKHNADWGVSVSQLVFSGEYIVGLKASKIYLDLSKKAKEKSIIDIKENIEKTFYLILITEESISVTDSVIEKTSSLLNEQQKMFEAGFLEETDVEQLKLNLKNTENALISLKKNKDIFYRLLKFQTGMDYSSDIKLNGSLEDVISEIEENNLFMEDFNIYENIDYQLMEVQENLADLSFQREKTKFLPSVYAFYSYKEQAMRDSLDFFSSDAEWYPTSVWGVQVSIPIFSSGLRYAKVKQAQFELEKKHNSKLKVEQALFLETEQAKSEFLLSINKVRNNSEQRHLAKKIFDNSYKKFKTGTELSFNLTLNQTQYFNALGGYYQALGDLIEKHIKLKKLMNQL; encoded by the coding sequence ATGCAACAATTTATCAATAAAAAATATACTTATATTGTCGGATTTAACAGGTTTCTTTTCGGAAGTTCTCGAAAAAAACTATATATTATTTTTTTTTTAAATTTTCTGTTCGGAACTAATTTCGGACAAGAAACAGTAGTTGACAGCATTTCGGGATTCTCATTAGAGGAATTAAAAAATTATGGCGTAGAACATAATTATGATGTATTGAATGCCGAATTAGAAATAAAAAAATCAAAAGCTCTGAAATGGGAAACCACAGCAATGGGTTTACCCCAAGTATCAGGTTCTGTTCAGTATCAAAACTTTCCTGATATTCCCACTCAATTGATGCCTGATTTTCTTACACCGGCTGTGTATGGTGTCAATACGGAATTATTTGGATTAAGTCCCATTGCACCCATGCCCGAAGATAATAAATTTCCTGTTCAATTCGGAAGCAAACATAATGCCGATTGGGGTGTTTCTGTTTCGCAACTTGTTTTCAGCGGTGAATATATTGTAGGTTTAAAAGCATCAAAAATTTATCTTGACTTATCCAAAAAAGCAAAAGAAAAAAGTATAATCGACATAAAAGAAAACATAGAAAAAACATTTTATTTAATATTAATAACAGAAGAAAGCATTTCAGTAACAGACTCGGTTATTGAAAAAACTTCAAGTTTATTAAATGAACAACAAAAAATGTTTGAAGCAGGATTTCTTGAAGAAACTGATGTAGAACAATTAAAATTAAATCTTAAAAACACAGAAAATGCGCTAATCTCACTAAAGAAAAATAAAGATATCTTTTACAGATTGTTGAAATTTCAAACCGGAATGGATTATTCTTCTGATATTAAACTAAACGGAAGTTTAGAGGATGTAATTTCTGAAATTGAGGAAAATAATCTTTTCATGGAGGATTTTAATATTTATGAAAATATTGATTATCAACTGATGGAAGTTCAAGAAAATCTCGCTGATCTTAGTTTTCAAAGAGAAAAAACAAAGTTTTTACCTTCTGTTTATGCTTTCTATTCTTATAAAGAACAAGCTATGAGAGACTCTTTGGATTTTTTTTCATCTGATGCCGAATGGTATCCGACATCCGTTTGGGGTGTACAAGTTTCTATTCCGATATTCAGCAGCGGACTACGTTATGCCAAAGTTAAGCAAGCACAATTCGAATTAGAAAAAAAGCATAACTCTAAACTCAAAGTAGAACAAGCATTATTTTTGGAAACAGAACAAGCAAAATCAGAGTTTTTATTAAGTATAAATAAGGTCAGGAACAATTCTGAACAAAGACATTTGGCAAAAAAAATTTTTGACAATTCATATAAAAAATTTAAAACAGGAACCGAATTGAGCTTTAATCTGACATTAAATCAAACACAATATTTTAATGCACTCGGAGGATATTACCAAGCTCTCGGAGATCTGATTGAAAAACATATAAAACTTAAAAAACTAATGAATCAGCTTTGA